The Cytobacillus oceanisediminis genomic interval ATCATCCTCTTTACCTTTAACATTCTTTTCGAGTCCTAATAAATCCTGAATCATACTTGAATCAATGATTCCTAAATCGCGTCCGCGTCTTAAGGAGTGATTGCTCAAAAAAAGTGGGTATTTTTTTTCATTTTCAACCACTTCTTTAAACTCACCTTCAATCTCCACAAACTGAATATCTTTCAACACAACTGAATGAATTTTTTTAACCATCTAAACCCTCCTAAAATAAGTAATTTAAAATAAAAAGAACCTACTTTAAGCAGGTTCTCAAACAGTTTTTGTATATATCGTTTTAAGGAACCGGTACTGCTTCCACTAACTCTCTAGAAAATGCAGTGTGCCATTGCTGCGCCACAGTTGTATCATCCAACTCCGGAACGAGAGCTTCATAATAAAACTGGCCAGCACTATCCGGAAGAACAGTAAACTCTAATTCAATTTGTGCCACTTCTTCCGCTCCATTTTCGATGGACTGAATTTTTAGTCCCGTCGAACTTGTGACAGCTGGGAAGGCAATCAATTTTGTTACATCTTCAAATTCATCGACAACATCACCCGTTAATATAAACTCTTTGCCCTTTGAACTTTGGCCATATGAATAAACACCAGGCTTTAAACCCGTATTGGAAAGTCCAAATACATCTCGCAATACAGCCACAGGAAGATGACCTGTATAGGTTAAGTTCATTTTTTGAGGTTTTGCCAGCGACTTTTTAGTCATTCCAGCACACCTTTTTTCAATAACAATACTTTCTGTTTCCCCTTCAACAGACCCTGTGCACCCAAAAGACCTTGCGCCTCCTGATGTTCCACCGTCCTTAAATTGAGCATTTACATTTTTAACCGAAACAGCATCAAAATCAGTAACCACTGTAGCCACTACAATTCCTCCTCTATTCTTTTGATTAAATCTTCTTCTAAAACATCAACTAAATCTGGCGTACCCTCTTCTAATCCTCTGGCCATAAATTCATGAGCAACCGGGTTACTGCTTCCACGCCCTTCATCTGGAAACACAAGATAGCCAAGAGATCCTCTTTTATTTGCTGCCCCACCTCTTGATTTTATGGTGACGGAGAGGTTACCAAGTTCTTTCTTATGCCACACTAAGTTTCTGGCATGGACCTTATTTCTAATCCCTCTTCCATTAGGATTTCTGGAAATGGGAATAAGGCTTGTAATTCTAGGGACAATAGCTTCCTCTGTTCTCTCCGCCAAAGACTTATTCATGGTTTCTTCTGCTTTGTCACCAAGCCTTGAAATATTCTCCTGGAGTCGATCAAATTCTAAATGGTTAAAGTCAAAATCAGCACGCATATTTAACAGACCTCGTGAAATCAATGGTTACGACATCCACATAACGATCCATGTTCGCAACTTTCATTCTGACCTTCCGTGTTCTTCTAAAACTAACCGTTGGGACTGCATCGATAATCGTTATAATATCAAGGAGAAATTCATCAACATCATCACGATCTTCTGAGTAGTACTCAACAGAAAATGCTTGCGTAAGAATAGCAGCAGAATTGGATGATGGTGAAAAGTCTCCCATGATTAATATGGCAAGATGATACTTAGAATCAATAAAGACTTTCTCCTCATCTTCTGCAATTTCATCTTCAAACAGAGGGAGATTAGGAAAGTTCATTTTTAAGCCTTCTACAATCTTTTTTTTCTGTTCAAGCATCTTTGCTTTTGATTTTTCATTCACTCTTACCACCAACCTTCTGAAGGTAAAAGAACAAATACAATTTGGAAGCATCATGATCTACATTAATTGATTCGTATTCTTCACCATCAATTTGAATCAATAATTTATTCTTATTAATTTTTCTGAAAGAAGGTGGATAAGGAGTCTTCACTTTTATATCAAGCTTTGAACCCGACGCATTGGCGAGTTCATAATCACTTTGCCTGCATGACATTTCGCGATAATATAACTTGCCTTCAGCTGTGAAAACCTCCCCAATCCTCTTCCCAGTTTGTGACCGTTGCGTGGTTTTATGTCCGTATACAAGTACTCCGTCATTAAAGGTTTCTCTATACTGATCCATCTTCAATAACCACCTGCTCAATACCAACCTTAAAAATCAACCGGGAAAGCTCATGTTGAAAATTCCCTTCAAACTCATCTGCTGCATTGTTATATACATACCGGCATCTTTCCAATAACAATGTTTTGGGTTGGCTTTCTTTTGAAAAATCAAGAGACGCCCCGCATAATTCCTGCAGGTACGCCTCCGCTCGTTGGATAATCTTTTTTAAATCCGTATCCTCATCAGCCCAAGTAATCCTCAGAGTACTTTTCAACTCTTCCAGAAGGACTCCTGTCAGTTGATCATCCATTTGACTACCTACTCTTTGGAATCAGACTTAGAGGATTTCTTTTTGCTTTCCTTTTTTATTTCGTTACCAAGAAAAGCAACCTTATATTCATTTTCATCCTTTTGCAGATAAGCTACACGTTCCGGATCAGCATTATACGGCTCTTTCGGATATGTCTCTCCTTTTTTATACAAGGTGTTCTTATGATCTTTTTCATAAAAATCATGAATTACTTCATACATGTGAATCCCTCCAAATATTATTATTGTTTTATTAAGGTGTTGGTGTAGTAGAACCAATAGCCGTGATATCAAATACAGTGAATGAATCTGCGTCTAATGGCTTCCCGTTTGCCAGCTGTCGGATTAGGTAAAGGCGTTGATCTTCAATCATACGTAAAACATCAGTTGATTCCAGCTTCTGATTTGTAGCAATGCCCATAAAGTAATCTTTTGGTTTACCTGCAATCATCCGGTTTAACGGCACAGCAGGCGATTGAACCATTGTTAAACCTGGAACAGAGAAATTATCATAAGTCCAAGTACCATCATCTTTTTGCTTGGCTCCCAAAGCAAAGAACTTAGCAGCATAATCCAGAGGATTGACGATCAATGTGACTCCTGTGTATCTGCGTGTCCCATTTTTTGTTGTAGGTGCTAAGATCTCTTTCCCGATTGTTGCTGGAGTAAAATCACTTAGAGTTACAGGTGTTTTAAGTGGATACTCTCCTCCAACAACTGCTCCGTTTAAATCCCGTGTCATACCAATTGGCTGCTTATTTCCTGTGCCATTAACCACGACGTTTTCTAACTCTTCAGCTACTACTTCAGCCATGAAAGTCCGTACATATTTATCAAGCCAATCAGGCCCTAACTCGAACATCGCTTTGGAAACTACCAGGAATCCACTTAACTTGAACATTCCCATTTCCACAGTGTAAAAACCTTCATCGACCATTTCTTGAATGGCTGCAGTTACATCACCCCAAAATGCTGCAGAAGCACCAGGACGGCGAAGAACCCACTGTGTCACTGCTCCGGTTGTCTGCATGTTAATTAAAGATAACAGAGGATGCTCTTTCTCTAAATCTTCAAATACACGCTGAAAAACAGTAGGAGGCATTAATTTATGAACCTCATCAAAGGACTGTGCTTCTATGGCTGCGTTATAGAACTTCTTTTCCTCGCTTGTAAGAACGCGAATTCCACGTGAAGCAAGAACTTGAGCATCCCAATTTTCATCCTTTGCCTGCTGGGCTTCTTTGATGATGGAATTCATCATATCCTGGATGTGTACCATATTGCTTTCCATATTGGTTACAATGCGCTCCGCTACAGCTTGGGCATCTCCCTTTTCAAATGCTTCCTGCATTGCTGTAATTTGTGCTTCTTTATTTTCAATGACAGATCGGTCAAGATTTTGAACTCCTGTACCACCGAACAATTGAATATTTAATGGCATTAGAAATCTTTTTGGGTTTTTCATTTTGTCATTTCCTCCTATTTTTAGGCAAAATAAAAACGCCTATTGGCGCTTGAAATTATCCAGTATACTCTTAGCAACTATTTTTCCATTGCCATCGTGAGCTACTATTGTTGTTTGTTGATTTTTGTTTCGGAATTTTTGAAGAATAGAATTCTTAAATTCTTCAGGGTCTAACTCATCATCTTCCTGAACATCATTTACTTTATCTGCAAGGCCTAATTCTACAGCCTCACTTGAAGTAAACCATGTCTCATTTTCGATTAAAGTTTCAATTTCAGATCGGTCCCCCTGGTAACGGGTCATATAGATATCTGCAATCGATTTATCTATACCTTGTAATGCATTTAGTGTTTTCTTGATGTCCGCTTTAGTTCCCCAAGTAAATGTAGACGCTTCATGAATCATCAGCATTGAGCCAGTATTCATAATCAATTCATCCGCTGCCATGGCTATAATGGATGCAGCTGAAGCCGCAAGTCCATCTACGTAAACTATGACTTTCGCTGAGTGATTTTTTAATTGATTATAAATTGCTATGCCATCAAACACATCACCACCAGGACTGTTTAAGTGAACTGTCAGTGTGCCTGATGTGACAGTTTTCAAGGCGCTTTCCACATCCTTTGCAGAAGTGGACTCGCTCCACCATGACTCCCCTATATCTCCATAGATGGTCAAAGTAGTATTATCCTCTCCAGCATCTGCTTTGAATTGATGATTCACTGACGCAAGATGATTGTACTTTTCATTTTTAAATCTCCTCAACTCATTCACCCCCTTCCAATCTATCTACATCTTCAACCATTTGATAATTCTTAGTAACAAATCGTTTATTTGCCCAAACCTCATTAAGTGGCTCTCTTCCTAAAAGCTCCAAGTTATCATTAATGCTGTTTACACCAATCGCAAAGAACTTGTCGGCAGCTGTAGCCAGATTAACAATATCTAAGATTTTTAT includes:
- a CDS encoding phage head closure protein, translated to MDQYRETFNDGVLVYGHKTTQRSQTGKRIGEVFTAEGKLYYREMSCRQSDYELANASGSKLDIKVKTPYPPSFRKINKNKLLIQIDGEEYESINVDHDASKLYLFFYLQKVGGKSE
- a CDS encoding head-tail connector protein, with product MDDQLTGVLLEELKSTLRITWADEDTDLKKIIQRAEAYLQELCGASLDFSKESQPKTLLLERCRYVYNNAADEFEGNFQHELSRLIFKVGIEQVVIEDGSV
- a CDS encoding phage major capsid protein produces the protein MKNPKRFLMPLNIQLFGGTGVQNLDRSVIENKEAQITAMQEAFEKGDAQAVAERIVTNMESNMVHIQDMMNSIIKEAQQAKDENWDAQVLASRGIRVLTSEEKKFYNAAIEAQSFDEVHKLMPPTVFQRVFEDLEKEHPLLSLINMQTTGAVTQWVLRRPGASAAFWGDVTAAIQEMVDEGFYTVEMGMFKLSGFLVVSKAMFELGPDWLDKYVRTFMAEVVAEELENVVVNGTGNKQPIGMTRDLNGAVVGGEYPLKTPVTLSDFTPATIGKEILAPTTKNGTRRYTGVTLIVNPLDYAAKFFALGAKQKDDGTWTYDNFSVPGLTMVQSPAVPLNRMIAGKPKDYFMGIATNQKLESTDVLRMIEDQRLYLIRQLANGKPLDADSFTVFDITAIGSTTPTP
- a CDS encoding head maturation protease, ClpP-related; amino-acid sequence: MRRFKNEKYNHLASVNHQFKADAGEDNTTLTIYGDIGESWWSESTSAKDVESALKTVTSGTLTVHLNSPGGDVFDGIAIYNQLKNHSAKVIVYVDGLAASAASIIAMAADELIMNTGSMLMIHEASTFTWGTKADIKKTLNALQGIDKSIADIYMTRYQGDRSEIETLIENETWFTSSEAVELGLADKVNDVQEDDELDPEEFKNSILQKFRNKNQQTTIVAHDGNGKIVAKSILDNFKRQ
- a CDS encoding phage tail protein, giving the protein MATVVTDFDAVSVKNVNAQFKDGGTSGGARSFGCTGSVEGETESIVIEKRCAGMTKKSLAKPQKMNLTYTGHLPVAVLRDVFGLSNTGLKPGVYSYGQSSKGKEFILTGDVVDEFEDVTKLIAFPAVTSSTGLKIQSIENGAEEVAQIELEFTVLPDSAGQFYYEALVPELDDTTVAQQWHTAFSRELVEAVPVP